From the Lathyrus oleraceus cultivar Zhongwan6 chromosome 4, CAAS_Psat_ZW6_1.0, whole genome shotgun sequence genome, one window contains:
- the LOC127136896 gene encoding uncharacterized mitochondrial protein AtMg00810-like, protein MVCRLRKSLYGLKQSPRALCDRLTRVVKKDGFNQCQSDHTMFVKHSMEGKVTLFIVYVDDIVITGNDYDQIDHLKGLLAKEFEDKDLGQLKYFLGMEVARTKDGIYISQRKYTLDLLQETGMLGCKAANTPIEQIKGREDESPPADKDRYQSLVGKLIYLSHTRPDIGFVVSLTSRYMSNPTESNMKMVNRILQYLKGTPGRGLHFKRNSNRDFEVYTNSDWAGCSTDRKSTTGYCSFVWGNLVTCRSKKQFVVARSSAEA, encoded by the coding sequence ATGGTGTGCAGGCTCCGAAAATCCCTTTATGGTCTCAAGCAGTCTCCAAGGGCGTTGTGTGATAGATTGACTCGAGTTGTAAAGAAAGACGGGTTCAACCAATGTCAATCAGATCACACTATGTTTGTTAAACACTCCATGGAAGGAAAGGTAACTTTGTTtattgtttatgttgatgatatcgTTATTACAGGAAATGATTATGATCAAATTGATCATTTAAAAGGACTCTTGGCAAAGGAATTTGAAGATAAGGACTTAGGACAACTGAAGTATTTTTTAGGGATGGAAGTTGCTCGAACAAAGGATGGTATCTATATATCACAAAGGAAATACACCCTTGACTTACTTCAAGAAACTGGAATGCTTGGGTGCAAGGCAGCTAATACACCAATAGAACAAATAAAAGGAAGAGAAGATGAAAGTCCACCAGCCGACAAAGATAGATATCAAAGTTTAGTTGGGAAATTAATCTACCTATCTCACACTAGGCCCGACATTGGGTTCGTTGTAAGCTTGACTAGTCGCTACATGTCAAATCCAACTGAGTCTAACATGAAAATGGTGAATAGAATCCTCCAATATCTCAAAGGCACACCAGGCCGAGGCCTCCACTTCAAGAGGAATTCAAACAGGGACTTTGAAGTTTATACAAATTCAGATTGGGCAGGATGCTCCACAGACAGAAAATCGACTACAGGCTATTGTTCATTTGTGTGGGGGAACCTAGTAACTTGTAGAAGCAAGAAACAATTTGTAGTGGCGAGGAGTAGTGCAGAAGCATAA